The DNA region GAGCGCCGGCGATCGCCTGGGCTTCTTCGCTCGATCCGGACATCAGCGCGGAGGTGGCCCTCGATCTGCCCGCCGTCCGGACCGCACGCCTGCCCGATCTGCTCTCCGGCCAGGCGACCGCACCCGCCGCCACCTATTTCACCGACGCCTCGGCCTTGGCCGGGTCGGTGGGCGGAGCGCCGATCGTGATCTGGGGCCCGGGAGATCCCCGGGAGATGCACGCGGCGAACGAAAAGCTGGAACTGGAATCCTGGCGGCAGGCCACGCGCGACTACCTCGAGCTGATCTTGTCGGCCGCACGCTGAGCTGTTCCCAGCCGGTGCTCAAGGCCCCGGACATGGCCGTCCGGCGTTGAACTATTGTGCGTTCGATCGAATGCGAGCGCGAGGGGGAATCCGGTGTATCAGGCCGAGTTCGACGGCGAGGGCGGCTGTGTCCGCTGGACGGAAGCGCCCGGTGCCCAACCCGCGCGGGTATACCTGCACGGCCTCGGATCGATGTCCGCGGTCTACCACGCGCACGTCGCGGCCCGGCCCGAACTGGCGGGCAGGCGGAGCCTGTTCCTGGACCTGCCGGGGCACGGGATCAGCGACCGTCCGCGGCACTTCGGCTACACGCTGGAGGATCACGCCGGAGCCGTGATGGCCGCCCTGGACCAGGCAGAAGTGACCGGAGCGGAGCTGATCGCCCACAGCATGGGCGGCGCCGTCGCTCTGGTGCTCGCCCATCTGCGCCCCGACCTGGTCTCCAGGTTGGTCCTCACCGAGGCGAACCTCGATCCCTTCCCGCCGCCGACGGCGGGCAGCAGCGGTATCACCGCCTTCGGTGAGGACGAGTTCGTCGACAAGGAGTTCGCGGGCGTGCTGGAGCGTGTCGGGCCGGCGTGGGCGTCGACCATGCGGCTCACGGACCCTCGTGCGCTGTACCGCACGGCGGCCGGGCTTCGGAAGGGCGCGGAGCCGATGATGCGCACCATCCTGGAACGACTCGACATCGACCGGGTCTACCTGCAGGGCGAACGCAGCGGCGAGCTGACCGGCAGGGAACAGCTGGAGGCCGCGGGCGTGAAGGTGGTCACCGTCCCCGATGCCGGGCACAACGTCATGTTCGACAATCCGGACGCCTTCGTGGCGGCCATCGCCGGAAAGCACTGACCTCATCCGAGGGGCCGGCTACCGGTCTGGTGCTCCTTGTGGTGGCGGACCACGGCGACCGGACACGGCGCGTGGTGGACCATGGCGCGGCTGACCGAGCCCAGCAGAGCCCGGCGCAGCAGCCCGCGGCCATGGCTGCCGACGACGAGCAGCGCGGCACCCTCGGCTTGCTCCGCCAGCGCGTGAGCGGGCCGGTCGACCGCGATCACGCGATGGACGGGGACGTCCGGATACCGTTCCCGATATCCGGCCAGCGCTTCGTCGAGCAGGGGCTTTCCCCGCTCCTCGATGAGCTCCCTGTCGTGTTCGGTAGGCGTCACCGCCATCGCTTCGAGCGGCAGATCGGACCAGACGTGCAGGGCCACCAGCGCGTGGCCGTGCCGGTCGGCGAAGTCGTAGGCGAACCCGATGGCTTCCCTGCTGGTCTCGGATCCGTCGACGCCGACCACGACCTTCCGCTCGTGGTCCGCCGACGGCTCGTCACCGGTGCGCACGACCACGATGGGCCGGTGGTAGTCGTGCAGGAGCTGGTTGGCCGTCGAGCCGACCAGGAGCCTGGGCAGCGCGGTGAGCCCCGACGACCCGATGACCAGCAGATCCGCGTTCTCCGCGGCGCGGGCCAGCTCGTCGGGCGCGCGGCCGGACAGCAGCCGCGTCGAAACGGCCAGATCCGGCCAGGTCCGACGGCATTCCTGCGCGATGTCGTCGAGTACGGCCTCGGCGTGCCGCTGCGCCGTTTCCTGACCCGCTTCGAGGAACCCCGGCCGTGGCCAAGCCCCGCCACCTGGGACGGCTTCGGGCACGGGCGGGAACCCGACGACATGGGTGACGACCAAGGCGCGGCCGCGGGCG from Amycolatopsis sp. EV170708-02-1 includes:
- a CDS encoding alpha/beta fold hydrolase, translated to MYQAEFDGEGGCVRWTEAPGAQPARVYLHGLGSMSAVYHAHVAARPELAGRRSLFLDLPGHGISDRPRHFGYTLEDHAGAVMAALDQAEVTGAELIAHSMGGAVALVLAHLRPDLVSRLVLTEANLDPFPPPTAGSSGITAFGEDEFVDKEFAGVLERVGPAWASTMRLTDPRALYRTAAGLRKGAEPMMRTILERLDIDRVYLQGERSGELTGREQLEAAGVKVVTVPDAGHNVMFDNPDAFVAAIAGKH
- a CDS encoding universal stress protein — protein: MSSTESTRDKGAVVAGYDGSEEARKAVRWAAGEASARGRALVVTHVVGFPPVPEAVPGGGAWPRPGFLEAGQETAQRHAEAVLDDIAQECRRTWPDLAVSTRLLSGRAPDELARAAENADLLVIGSSGLTALPRLLVGSTANQLLHDYHRPIVVVRTGDEPSADHERKVVVGVDGSETSREAIGFAYDFADRHGHALVALHVWSDLPLEAMAVTPTEHDRELIEERGKPLLDEALAGYRERYPDVPVHRVIAVDRPAHALAEQAEGAALLVVGSHGRGLLRRALLGSVSRAMVHHAPCPVAVVRHHKEHQTGSRPLG